CCATCTCTAAATTCGGTACTGGATGCTCACCATTTTCAAATGAACTAGCATAACTTGTATAAATCTCAATTACTTTTTCCGAACTAAAGGTACCATTATGAATTTTCAACTCATCAACCAAACCATTGAACATATTCGCTGTAAATGTTCCGTTAATAACAGCTGCTTGATTATGTTTACCAATTAATAATGGTTCTGTTGAAGGTGCAATGTTTGCTTGAATTGGTGTTCTTGTTTCTCCAACTAGTTCACCATTTAAATACAGCTTCATCACACTATTTTGTTTATCAAAGGTGGCAACGATGTGTGACCATTTAAATTTTTCCAATGGTTTTGCTTCATCTGCCCACACTTCCACCCACTCTCCATTTATACCAGCTTGGAAAGACCAGCTTCCATGTCGGTGCATCCCTAGTAAAAATCCTTCATTTTTACTCATATTGTGTTGATTTACAATGACAGACATTTTCCCTTCATTACCCCATTCGTAGGCTCTAGGTGCAACCCATGCCTCGATTGTCAGTGCATCTGTCACTTTTGCAAAATCGTTAGCGTCTCTTTGGATAAAAGTAGAATATCCATCAAATAAAAGAGCATTTCCAGAAACTCCCTCACGCCAAAGTGGATCTGTCGATGGCTTATCAATTGCTTGATTAAATACATAATGAACGTTGTCTTCAACGTTATTCACTTGATCTAGGGCTAGATTTCCTTCTGCTTCATCAAATGACCAATGAGCAATTTTACCATGAGTAAGTACACGGAAATCATCGACGTTAATATGAGACCACCCACCTGACTCATCATTATCAACAATTAATAGGTAGAGTTCCTCGCCAATATATTCTGAAGCATCCCAAACTACACGATGATAATTTTCCGAGTCATCGAACCACTCATTCGTTTGCCTCATTAACTCTGTATCGTCAGAAGCACTCATTAAGGCAACGTATTGGGTTTCAATGTTATTTCCTCCACCAATTAAAAAGCTGATTTCTCCAGTACCAGCCAATACAAAGTGGCTAGACTTAATCTTTGCAGTTTTATGGTCTTTCCCCCATAGATGATAATTGCCTTCTTTGTTAATTGGCTCAGGGTGCCAATAATGTACCTCAGAAGTTACATCACTGTCATCATACGTACCATCGAGAACTGTCCATCCCGTTAAATTACCTGTTTCAAAACCAGGGTTTAAAATCTCGTTTGGTATGACATCTTCACTTGAATTGTAGACTTGGAAATCATCAACGTTAATATGACCGAAGCCGCCTGAATGATGGTCAACAATCTTAATAAACATCGGTTCACCAATATGCTCTGAGGCATTCCACGAAACTCGTCGATATTGCTCTGTGTTTCTACCTGTTGTTCTAAACAACTCTTTCCCATCAGTTGCTCTAATTAGTGAAACATAAAGATTGTTTAAGTCTTGGCCACCGCCAACTAGAAAATTAATAGAACCATTACCATCTAATTTAAATACACTTGACTTCATAATTCCTGTACGTAAATCAGAACGATCATCTCGTTTTGCTCCAGCGAAGCCCCAAGCATGATACGTTCCTTCATGATTGAACGGGCCTCCCCAGAAGTTTGCCTGGTTAGAGACAACACCTTGAAATGCACTTCCATACGTTACCCAACCAGTAGTATCCCCTGTTTCAAAATTTGGGTTTTCAATGGTTGTAGGTAGTGCATCTACATTCATTTGGCTTGGATAATGCCCGAAGCTCCGCTTAAACTCATTTTGATACCCAGGAGTAAATTCAGCTTTATTTAACTGGTAAACTTCTAGATTCTTGAGCTTGATAACACCTGTGTCTCCAAATAGTTCAATATCTTTACTGTTTGGATCCGGAAAAATTTGTTCTGTAAACACTAACTCTCCGTCGTTTACAAAAACTTCTACTGATGAACGATCTACGAAGATATGATATTTTAGTGTTTCTATAGATCCGTCAAATGAAGCAGAATGCTTCGCTGCAAAATCTTCGTGAAAATTAACAACACCAGATTTTTTTCGGTCGACATACACAGAACTACCATCAAAACCGATCGTCGTATATTGTTCACCTTGTTTTCTTACTTTAAAACCAAATTCGTTTGCAGTTGTTTCGTTTAAATCAAATTCTGCAATAATTTCAAGTGTATCACCTTGAATCGTTGAAAGAAGTGTACTGACACTTTCAACCGTTTCGTTCTCCCAGCTATATTTTTCCCCACGTAATGAAGTTAGTTCGGTAACAGGTGCTTGCCTAAGTGCAAATCCACTATCCGTTTTTACTAGTTTTAACTCACGTGGTAGAGTCATTGCACTTCTCCATGGACTTGTAGGTGTATTACCAGCATAACGTGGTGGACTCATCCAACCAATTAAAATGGGACGATCGTTTGGTGTATTACTCCATGTAACACCAGCATAAATATCTGCTCCATGATCTAACCAAGTAATTTCATTTTGATCCGCGACAAACTGCTGACCATCAAACTCACCTACAAAGTAACCCATACCCTGGCCGCCTGTTGGGCCATTAGCAACACTTGTAATTAAGACCCACTTGCTAGAGTCAGGATTTCCATCTCCAGTAGTATCAACTGGCATATAGAGAAGATCCGAACATTCCCATATTCCGAGGTCAATCCCTGTAGGGTTGGTAAACCTGCTTACCTTATTCCAATCTTTTAGATTTGTTGATGTGTAAAAATCGACTTGTTTCCCTGAAGCAATGACGAACACCCATTGGTTTGTATCATCATGCCAAAAGACTTTTGGATCTCTGAAAACTCCGTCGCCACCATTGCCGAGCTTCAACTCATTAGGCATTTGGATCACAGGATTGCCTTCATATTTCTCCCATGTTCTTCCTTTGTCGTTACTATAGGCTAACCCAACTGTTTGGTTGTCATTACCCAGTTCGTAAGAAAAGATAGCGACAAGAGGCGTCTGACCGGCTATCCCAAAGCCACTTGTATTGTCTTTATCGACAACAGCACTCCCTGACCAAATAAAGCCATTTTCATCTGGATAAAGTGCAATTGGCATGTGTTCCCAATTGACTAAATCCCTACTTATTGCGTGCCCCCAATACATCGGACCCCACACTTTATCAGTAGGATTATGTTGATAGAATAGGTGATATTCACCATCAAGATAAACCATTCCATTTGGATCATTCATCCAATTTTTTTCTGGACTAAAATGAAATTGTGGTCGGTATGCCTCATCATAATAAGATGCATCTGGACTGCCACCACCAATTGGCTCTCCAATAACAGGAGGTTCTTCTTCTGTTGGAGGCGCATATAAACTAGTAGCTAAAATTCCTTCTGTAGGAACCGCTTCGTGATAAGTAAAGAAAGCATCAGCAAAAATTACACCCCAGTCATTGACTGCTTGATCTACAATTTCAAGGTAAAGATCAGTACCTACGTGAACTGATAAGTCAGCTCGGTACTGCACCATGTTTGCTAAATTCATGCCTTGGTCAATATGAGGGAAATGACAATCACAAAACTCCGTATTCCCATATTGTGCTACGAGTTCATTTGTGCTGGCATTATAAACATTTACATGAACCAGGTCTGTGTTCTTACCGCCACCTAGCCTAAACGTGATCCAACCTGTTCCACCTAAAGTAAATGTCGATGAACGTAAAATACCGGTTTTATCTTCACCAGTTTTCCAGCCACTTAAGAAGTATTCACCTTCTTTATTGAAGGGAATTTCCTCTGCCCACCAAGTGGTTTCGTTTGAAATACTTTCATCTCCGAATGCTTCGCCCTCAATAACTGTCCATCCTGTCAAATCACCCGTTTCAAAACTAGGATTAATAATCTCAAAAGCTACCGAATGATTTTCTTCGTTTGCAAGAGCTAATGCTGGAAAGAATGTTTGCACAACCAAGAGGAGTGCAAGTAACACAAACATTCCTTTGTTTAATGGTTTCTTCCATGATTTTTTTACTTTCCATGTAACCACATGTCTTCCTCCTTTTAGAAAGCGCTGCCATTTTATTTTAAAAAATATAATGTTTAACTTAAGGTAATCGATTGCGTAAACGATTACCTTAAGTTGTAAAAGAAAAGGTAGTTTTGAGATACCCTTCTAAGATTACGTAATTTTAACTTTCAGGAGAACATAACGTGTAACAAAAAACTGCCATATAGCTAATGCGCTAAATGCATAAAACGGCAATAGGCCCGGAAACACCCGATACAGCTGGTACATTATAAATACACCAACAATCCAAGCTAGAAAGAATATAGGGTGTGTTACACCGAGGACAAATCCATATTTAAAGCACCGTTTTACAGATAACTGTCGAAATTGTACAGCAAGTGGAAAAATATACATGACTGTCATCAAATAAAGTAATGTCAGTAGTAACATCCCTGCAGTAAAGACAACACGTAAATGCTCGTTAAACTGTGGAAGAATATAGTAATTTACTATTAGTATTGTTCCTACAGTAATGAATAGTAGTCCAAGGAGATTGCCTTTTATGAATGATCCCTTCCATTCATTTAGATAAGTTTTAAAAATAGGAAACTCTTCTTGGCTCATCCACTTTTTAACTACTACTAGCATTGCCATAAACGCAGGTCCAACACCAAATGCTACTATTCCCAATAACGAAAACAAAACGAAAAGGATATTCAAATATGCCAGACGCATGGCCCATTCACTAATTTTATAAATTCCATCTGCCATACCAGTCATGATCTGAACCCCCTATCGCTTTATCGCCACGTCGTTTTTAGTCGGTAAAGGTTTAGAGAAATAACGTTTACTTCGCCACCTTTTACATATAACTCCACATCTTGCCCTTCTTTATCAGGAAAAATTAAATTTGTAAGAGCAATTTCGCCTTCATTTGCAAACACTTCCACTGACGATGTATCTACTAATATTCTTAATTTTAACATTCCATTAGTTAATGGTAAGTTAACTATATTACTACCTTTAAAATGCTCACTGAAATCATGTTCACCTGAGCAATCACGATCCACAACCAAGACTTGCTTTTCTACATCATAGCCAACTAGTGTTTCCTGTTCCATTCCTGACTTTCTCAATTTAAAGCCAAACTCGGAGGCAGTCAATAGTTCAATTTCAGCTTCTATTTCAAATAATGTTTCCTGAACATCAGCGAGTAAATTATCGCATTCTCTTCCAACTTCATTAGCAATTTTGACTATTTCCGTTCGAATAGTCTCGATTTCACGAATTGGCTTTTGAACTAGTTTTACCTGTCCATCACTCATCGTCTTAAGCTCAACTTCTCGTGGGAAGGACATTGCACTACGCCAAGGAAATGTAGGTACATCATTTGCGTATTTCCAATTGCTCATCCACGCCATCCAGATACGTCTTCCATCCTCCTCTGGAATATCAGAGAATGACTGAGTAGCGTAGAAATCTTTCCCATAGTCCAACCATAGAATTTCACTAGGTGCATGATCATTTAAGAAGGTTTTCCCGTCAAATGTTCCTAAGAAGTATTGTCCACCTGATCCTCCAGCAACTGATCCATCCCCTAGATCGACTTGTAACACCCATTTTTTCTGATTGGGATTTCCGTCAACAGGTAATTCAAATAAATCTGGGCATTCCCAAACACCACCATGAGCGCCATCGCAACTGCCAAATTCACTAACGAATTCCCATTTTAATAGATTAGTAGACGAATAGAACATCACCTTTTGGCCTGCCGCTAACACCATTACCCAGCGGTTTGTTTCTTCATGCCAAAACACCTTAGGATCACGGAAGTCTTTAATGCCCAGATTTTCAATCACTGGGTTCCCAGCATATTTAATCCACGTGCGCCCTTTATCATGGCTATAAGCAATACTTTGTCGTTGCAACTCATCTTTCGTATGAGTAAATATCGCGACTAACCCAGACTTGCCTTGAAATAACCCTGATGTATCATTCCAATCTACAACTGCACTACCTGAGAAGATGGTTCCTAATTCATCTGGTTCCAGACCGATCGGCAGGTGCTCCCAATGAACCATATCACGACTAATTGCGTGGCCCCAGTGCATCGGTCCCCATTTTAGGCTATGGGGATGATATTGATAGAATAAATGATACTCCCCCTCATAATAGACCATTCCATTTGGGTCGTTCATCCAATTGGCTTCAGGGGTAAAGTGAAATTGAGGGCGATATCTCTCCGTATAATATGTTGTCTTTTGTTCCATTCCTTTTGTAAATGCCATAATATCACTCCTTACAATATACATGCCATCAAGTTTTTCATTTTAATGACAGTACTTCAGTTTTAGTTGGTAGAGCTGCTATAGCTCCCCTCTTCGTAGTTGTAATTGCTCCACATACGTTTGCAAATCTTAGGATATCACTAAGTAATTCTCTATTAACGATCAGTTCATCTAAATCCTCTAACTTCGTCATTTGTTGGCTTAACTGAAATAACAATCCACCGACAAACGCATCACCCGCACCTGTTGTGTCCAAAGGCTGAACAGGTATGCCTTCTACATTTCCACTTGTTTCATGCGTATAGTAGGTGCAGCCTTTTTCTCCTTTAGTGACAAGAATTAGCTTCACAGAACCTTTGAATAATGAATGGGAAGCTTCTTTTTCATTCGGATGATTCGTTAAAAACAAAAGCTCTTCCTCACTAATTTTTAGGATATGGACATGAGGAATTTGTTTCATAATTTCTTTTTTTGCCAATTCAGGAACTTTCCATAAAGGGAGCCTGATATTTGGATCAAAGCTTATGATTGTTTGAGATTGTTTGGCTAGTTCAATTCCCTGAACTGTCGCCTCTTTTACTGGCCCTTCAATTAAAGAAACAGAACCGAAATGATAAATTAGGGCCTCTTCAAACCACTCTGGTTTTAGGTCTTCTTTTTCTAAAAGCATATCTGCTGATGGCTCGCGGTAAAACATAAAATCTCTTTCCCCGTTTTTTTGTAAGGAAACAAACGCTAATGCTGTCTTGGCCTCTGTTGTACTAAGAAGGTAATCCACTGAGACACCGTTGTCAGTGAGGGTTTCAATTAAGAACTCACCAAAAGGATCTGCTCCAACTTTTCCAATCATGGAAGAGTTCCCACCTAATTTAGCAATCGCTGCACTAACATTCGCCGGTGCTCCTCCGGCAGCTTTTTTAAACTGAGGAACATCCTTTAATTGAACTCCGTTTTCTGTTGGCACAAAATCAATTAATAATTCACCTAAGCATAGGACTTTTGACAAAATCATTTCCTCCCTCCTAGACTAATTTTTCGACCCAGTATGAGTTAGGCCTTCAACATAGTATCTTTGTAAAAACACAAAGATCGCAAGCATTGGAACAGTCGCAATGGTTAAAGCTGCCATTACCTGCCCCCACCTTACAGGCTGTTGGGCAAAAAAGTACTGTAACCCAATTTGGATCGTTCTCATGCTTTCATCATTTGCCACAACTAATGGCCACAAGAAATCGTTCCAATGGTTAACAAAAGTGAAAATAGCTACTGTTGCAAATACCGGTTTTGATAAAGGAATAATAATTCTGAAAAATATCCCTATTGGGGTACATCCGTCAATTCTTGCAGCCTCTTCCAACTCCTTAGGAAAGCCAATGAAAAATTGTCTGAACAAGAAGATCATAAACGCATTAGCAATAAAAGGAACAATTAAGCCTGTGTAAGTATTTACCCAGCCAAAGTTATGCACCAAAACATAGAGAGGCAAGAAAATACTTTCAGCTGGAATAATAATGGTAGCAATGATTACCGCCATCCAGAAGTTCTTTAAAGGAAAGTCCATTCTAGCTAATGCATAACCTGCCATTGAATTTACAATTAGACCAAACAGGATAATGCCACATGTATAAATTAAGCTGTTTCCTGTATACCTAAGTAAATCAACACGTTCTAACGCTAACATATAGTTTGAAAAATATGCAGTTACGCTATCATAAAGCGGTGGAATAAAGACATGAATTGATTTCATATCTTTGAAAATTTGCACATCACTCTTCAACGAAGATACTAACATCCAGATAAGTGGAAATAAGAAGATAACTGCTAAAAAGGTCATTATCGCATATTGGATCACGAGTTTTGCCATACGCTGTTTCTTCATTGAACGGTAAGTAGGTAATTTCATGTTCGTTTTTGGTTGAATGTTCAAATGAATTACCCCCTATCCTCTGTTAATAATTTTCTTTGAGTAAGCGATATGATTAAAACAATTACGGTGAAAAGTACAGCGAGAGCTGAGGCGTATCCTACATCCCGGTAAGCAAAACCGACCTGGTATGTGTAATAAACAAGTGATCTAGTTGAACCAAGTGGTCCCCCTTGTGTCATGATCATCGGTTGAATTAGCAATTTGAAAGCAGCAATAGTGATTGTAATGATAATAAAAATTGATACATTTTTAAGACCAGGCAGTGTCACATTTTTAAACTTTTGCCAAGCATTTGCACCATCTATTGAAGCTGCTTCATAAAGGACGCCAGGAATTGTCTGCAATCCAGCAAGGAAAATCAACATTTGAAAACCTGCTCCTTGCCAGACTGACATTGCAATGATTGAATTCATTGCTTGGTTGGGACTAGTTAAAAATGGTTGTTTGGCGAAGCCTAGGGACTCTAATACTTGATTGAAGAAACCTTCGTTCGGATTGTATAGAAACGTCCATAAAATTGATACAACTACTAACGACATGACAACAGGACTAAAGTACGCGGTTCGATAAAAAATAGTAAAACGGAGCTTTTTATTCACAAGTAGAGCTAACCCTAAACCTACAGCGGTTTGAAGCGGAACGACTAGGACTACGAAATAAACAGTATTTTTAAATGCTGTCCGGAACTCGTTATCTGAAAAAGCATATGTAAAGTTCTCTAGTCCGATAAAGCCCTTTTTCTGGGGGGTTAGTAAATAAAAATCTGTAAAACTATAATAAAATGCCATTGCCATAGGATAGAGTAAAAATAACGATAATAAGATGAGTGCTGGTAAAAAGAATAAATATCCACTAAGGCCTTCTCTCCACTTTTGCGTTGATAAAGTTCGTTTTAAATTCTTTATCATAACTTTCTTCACTCCTAGCTTCTTTCACTAATTGTGATGGACCGGGAAATGTCATTTCAACCGGCCCATCTAGTAAACTTATTATTTGTTAAATCTTGATAGTTCTCTTTCAATTCTTGGAACGAAATTATCTAATGTTTTTTGAACGTCCTCACCTAATGCCGCCGCTTGGAAAGCTTCAGCAAATAACTGTGTAAGTACTGGGTATGCAGGTGTTTGTGGACGAGCTTGTGCTGAATTAATTACTTGATCTTTCATTATCTTTTTAGGTTGAGTCTCATACTCAGCCATTTCCGCAAACGCTGACTTACGAGCAGGAGGCATCCCTGTAACTTCTGAAAGACGAATTGTAGACTCTTTATCTGTCATCCAAAGCATAAATTTAGCAGCTTCTTCTGGGTGTTTTGTTTGGCTAGTTACTGCATAAGCCATGCTTCCAGATGGAGATTTTGCCACTTTACTACGTGGGTAAGGCATCATTCCATAATCTAAACCAGCGTCTTGTGTTGAAAGTGCAATCCACGGACCACCTAATGCCATTGCCGCATTACCTTCTTCAAATTGCATTTCTGACGGAGAAATACTTACTACACCTTCAGCAAATAATTGCTTAATAAATTCTAATGCTTCTACCGTTTCAGGACCATTAAAGTATCCTTCAGCAGTCGTTCCATCTGGAGAAAGTAGATCTCCACCGTTTGACCATACGAAAGGTAATCCCATGTAAGTCATCCACTCGCCAACACCATAGTTCATAAATAAGTTAAGTCCATAACGATCGTTCGTTGTTAATTGCTTTGCTACTGCGAAAAACTCATCCCATGTCCAAGCATCTTCAACCGATGTTGGTGCTTCAATTCCTGCTTCAGCAAAAATTGCTTTGTTATAATATAACATTACGGATGATTCCATTGCACCAAGAGAATATAGTTCTCCATTATAACTACCTTGTTCAAGAATTGAGTCTACATAGTCAGCTAGTTCTTCATCTGTATAATATTGACCTACAGGCATAATTACTTCAGACGCCGCGTAGCTTGCTACAAACGGTCCATCTAATTTAATTAGGTCTGGTAAGTTTCCAGCTACTAGTGCTGCATTAATCGCATCGTTATATGAGCTACCTTCATCAATGATTGGAGGTGCAACATCAACGCGAATTTTCCCTTTATGTGCTTCATTAAATTCAGCAGCACGATCTAAGTAAAATTGAGTCTCTTTTTCATTTGTTTGATGGATCCATAGTTGTAAGACAACTTCTTCCTCTGTTGCCGGAGTTGTTTTGTCTTGATCGCCATTGCTACTAGTTTCTTCCTTAGAAGAACTACACCCAACCACTAATAAACCAGCTACTAACGCCATCATTAAGAACATAAGTAATTTTTTCATAAATAAATTCCCCTCTTTTCTTAGGATTAAGTTTTAATCTTACTTACAATTAAGCTTAGAGTCATCACCCTCTCAGTTTAATAGTTGGAAAATGTAGGTAATCGTTTACGTAAACGATTACGTAAAATTTATAATGAGAGATTTGCTCTCATTTAAATTGAACCCCTAATGACAAATTCTGTTGATAAGACAATCCTTTCATTTCTTGCTCCCTTATCTTCAGCAATTCTTTTTAGCAGTAAGTTCACTGCTTTTTCACCTATCTCAAAGGAAGGCTGTTTAATCACTGATATTGGAGGCGTCGTCACTTTCATCCAATCATAATCATCAAATCCAATGAGGGCAACGTCATCTGGAACTCTTAACTTATGATCATTTAAGAAGCTTAAGGCACCCATGGTCATAATATTATTAGCGATAAAAAGAGCAGTTACATTTTCCTTTTTAACTAATTGTTTTGCTATTTCATAGCCTGAGTCAAGACTTGGCTCCCCTTCTTTTATAAGATTGGGATTAACACTAAGACCTTGTTCAAGAAATGCTTCTTTATAGCCTAGTAATCTATCATCACTCGTTGTCAATCCTAAATAACCAGTGATAAAACCGATTTTCTCATGACCCTTTTCGAGTAACGTCTTAATTGCTTGATATGTACCTTGCTTACTATCAGCAAGTACAGTGTCTCCAGTATAGCCTTCGGGTATCCGATCAATAAAAACGACTGGATATTCATTAGAGAATACATTTTCATATTGTGTAATGTCTTTACCAGTTGGTGCAACAATTAATCCGTCAATTAACTTTGAGTTAAATAGTTTGATTTGCTCAACCTCTGTCTCAAAATCTTCGTGAGAATTACTTAAGATTAAATTATAACCTTCTTGTTTCAGGTAGGTTTCAATACCGTTAGCAATTGACATAAAGAAAAAGTTGGAGGTATCCGAATAAAGCATCGGAACTATCAGTCCGATTATATTAGATTTCCGACTCCTTAACCCTTTGGCCATTAAGTTAGGCTGGTAATCTAATTCCTTCATTGCCTGATAGACTTTGATTTTCGTTGTTTCAGAAACATACCTTGTTTCATTTAACACATGGGAAACAGTTGCTGTTGAAACATTAGCCAGTTTTGCAACATCTTTAATACTTGCGTTATTCATTTTGACTCCCCATTTTTTGATAGGTTTAACGCTTGCGTTTCGTTAGGTAAACGTTTACGTAATCGATTAACTAAAATATAATTGAAAGCGTTTTATTTGTCAATGGTCATTTTAAAAATATTTGTAGCGGTGCCTGTCACCACCCGAAGATTGTGGGAATTTGTCGAAGATGTAAGAGGGTTTCTCTATTGGTGCAGTTAATGTCAATAGCAGAATATGTTTATATATTATTATATTGCGGTGTCTAAAACACTCGACTAACTGAAGATGTTTGACTTGGTGGCATTCTGTTCCCAACAAACTTGTCAAAGTTTAAAAAACTAAAAGTGCTAAAATCAAGAGCAGCCCAGTAGAAAGGGAATTTCTACTGGGCTACATCTAGAATTCGACAAATTCCGGGTGGTGACAGGCACCTTACTTAGTTTCCTCGAATATCTTTTTCAATTGCCTTATTGATTACCTCTATGGGAATTTCCATGAGGTTGTGTTCATTTAAACTATTAACTTCAATATAGTCGTAAATTTCTCTTATGCGGTAGTTGTTTTCGCCTTCATCTATATATATCTCGCAAATTGATAAAAGCCCGAATTGTTGACTCCCCTTATCCAGTAAAAGCACTAAATAAACATTGGAATTTTCATAGGATATCTTTCCTTCAATTTGTTCTACATTATATTCTAATAAAGATGTAATCCACCTTAATTTCTTTATTTGGTTATCAATTTGTGTGTAATAATACACTACTAAATCTTGGTTTTCACCATAGAACTGATTTCCTTCCATCAACTGATGAAGGAATTTTACATTCATATTCTTAACTTGTGCATTTGTCAGGTAAAAATCAGTCCAGTAATAGTCAAAGGTTTTATACCATTTTGAATTGTCCTTCCAATAGAAGGTCGTACCATTACCGTAAAATTCAACAAATGCTGGGTCTCCACTCTGATAAACTAATGAGGTACCACTAGTGCTAATTAGGTCAATTCCCCAGTCAAAATCGTCCTCAATTTCTTCAATATCAGTAAAAACATGGCGAGAATAAGAGAAGCTTTCAGCATTTATATTCTCTTCTAAAAGATCTTCAATTATTGGAATTACTTTCTCTCGTTCGAATTCAATGTTGTCGTCACTCAATATTGTGGTTTCTATCAGGTTATGTAGTCGCTCCGTGTTACTTTTCTGAACAGATATTGTTTGCCCTGTTCCACAGCCTGTTAGTAAAATTCCGATCAATATTATTAAAAAACGTTTCAACACACCAACCCCAATCATTATAATAACAATCAACAGATTTATTTTAACATAAGAGTTTTCGGGGCGTCACTGTAGGGAGCGGTGCCTAGTATAATAAATAGTTGGGCTAAATAAAAAATACCATCGTTTTCATGTACAATGGAAGGACCTATCACAGAACTTCCAAAACCCCTCACCACAAGGAGATGAAACGATGGTATACACATTATTGAACCATATTCAAGGAAAAAAGGGAAGTCGATGGGCTAAGTTTCTTCAAACAGCTGGCTTGGAAAATATTTTAATAGTAGCGGTAGATGCTGCTAAATATACGCATAAAGCTATGATTTGTACTTTTTATGGGGAGATCCTAAAGAAACCCTTCGAGTTTGATGCTTCTTTAACTGGTCATAATCAACTCATCAGTCAAATTGAAAAGGTAAGTCAAGAGACTGGGAAACAGTCCATAGTTATTGGTATTGAAACGACGGGACACTATTATGAGGACCTAGTTCGTCATTGGCAAGGGAATAGTTACTATGTTCGAATAATAAACGCAGCTACTACATCTGAAGAGAGAAAAGCACTATTAAACCGCTCTAAAACTGACAACCTTGATCTATTAGCTATTACACAATCAGTGATAAACGGTCGTGGAACAAGTAGTGAACTACCTTCAGGATCTGTGCATGAGCTTCAAAAGCTCACAAGAGCTCGACGCACAATCGTCCAGGAAAAGACAGCTCTCCAAAACGAAATAAGAGTTCATATTGATCATATATTTCGAGAATTTCAAGGAATGAGTATATGGAGAGATGGTAAACGAGTTCATGTTCAACCCTTTGAGAAACTTTTTGGGAAGGCTGGCCGCTATTTGATGCGTCATTTTATACACCCTAGCGATATCATTAACCTAGGTGTTGATGGATTAAGAGAGATATCGATTAAAGAAAACCTTAAGATACGCGATTCTTCTATACAATTACTTTTAGAATTCGCAAGTAATTCCATCTCAAGACCAAAGGAAGAGTTAGAAATTGATCACTTTTTACTTGTTCATAAGCTAGATCGGCTGGAACTAGTAAATCAACAGATTGATGAAATGGAACAGAAGATTGCTAGTTTAT
This portion of the Anaerobacillus alkaliphilus genome encodes:
- a CDS encoding PfkB family carbohydrate kinase produces the protein MILSKVLCLGELLIDFVPTENGVQLKDVPQFKKAAGGAPANVSAAIAKLGGNSSMIGKVGADPFGEFLIETLTDNGVSVDYLLSTTEAKTALAFVSLQKNGERDFMFYREPSADMLLEKEDLKPEWFEEALIYHFGSVSLIEGPVKEATVQGIELAKQSQTIISFDPNIRLPLWKVPELAKKEIMKQIPHVHILKISEEELLFLTNHPNEKEASHSLFKGSVKLILVTKGEKGCTYYTHETSGNVEGIPVQPLDTTGAGDAFVGGLLFQLSQQMTKLEDLDELIVNRELLSDILRFANVCGAITTTKRGAIAALPTKTEVLSLK
- a CDS encoding sugar ABC transporter substrate-binding protein, which encodes MKKLLMFLMMALVAGLLVVGCSSSKEETSSNGDQDKTTPATEEEVVLQLWIHQTNEKETQFYLDRAAEFNEAHKGKIRVDVAPPIIDEGSSYNDAINAALVAGNLPDLIKLDGPFVASYAASEVIMPVGQYYTDEELADYVDSILEQGSYNGELYSLGAMESSVMLYYNKAIFAEAGIEAPTSVEDAWTWDEFFAVAKQLTTNDRYGLNLFMNYGVGEWMTYMGLPFVWSNGGDLLSPDGTTAEGYFNGPETVEALEFIKQLFAEGVVSISPSEMQFEEGNAAMALGGPWIALSTQDAGLDYGMMPYPRSKVAKSPSGSMAYAVTSQTKHPEEAAKFMLWMTDKESTIRLSEVTGMPPARKSAFAEMAEYETQPKKIMKDQVINSAQARPQTPAYPVLTQLFAEAFQAAALGEDVQKTLDNFVPRIERELSRFNK
- a CDS encoding YesL family protein — translated: MTGMADGIYKISEWAMRLAYLNILFVLFSLLGIVAFGVGPAFMAMLVVVKKWMSQEEFPIFKTYLNEWKGSFIKGNLLGLLFITVGTILIVNYYILPQFNEHLRVVFTAGMLLLTLLYLMTVMYIFPLAVQFRQLSVKRCFKYGFVLGVTHPIFFLAWIVGVFIMYQLYRVFPGLLPFYAFSALAIWQFFVTRYVLLKVKIT
- a CDS encoding carbohydrate ABC transporter permease, which codes for MNIQPKTNMKLPTYRSMKKQRMAKLVIQYAIMTFLAVIFLFPLIWMLVSSLKSDVQIFKDMKSIHVFIPPLYDSVTAYFSNYMLALERVDLLRYTGNSLIYTCGIILFGLIVNSMAGYALARMDFPLKNFWMAVIIATIIIPAESIFLPLYVLVHNFGWVNTYTGLIVPFIANAFMIFLFRQFFIGFPKELEEAARIDGCTPIGIFFRIIIPLSKPVFATVAIFTFVNHWNDFLWPLVVANDESMRTIQIGLQYFFAQQPVRWGQVMAALTIATVPMLAIFVFLQRYYVEGLTHTGSKN
- a CDS encoding carbohydrate ABC transporter permease — protein: MIKNLKRTLSTQKWREGLSGYLFFLPALILLSLFLLYPMAMAFYYSFTDFYLLTPQKKGFIGLENFTYAFSDNEFRTAFKNTVYFVVLVVPLQTAVGLGLALLVNKKLRFTIFYRTAYFSPVVMSLVVVSILWTFLYNPNEGFFNQVLESLGFAKQPFLTSPNQAMNSIIAMSVWQGAGFQMLIFLAGLQTIPGVLYEAASIDGANAWQKFKNVTLPGLKNVSIFIIITITIAAFKLLIQPMIMTQGGPLGSTRSLVYYTYQVGFAYRDVGYASALAVLFTVIVLIISLTQRKLLTEDRG